Proteins from a genomic interval of Syngnathus typhle isolate RoL2023-S1 ecotype Sweden linkage group LG15, RoL_Styp_1.0, whole genome shotgun sequence:
- the LOC133167865 gene encoding arf-GAP with Rho-GAP domain, ANK repeat and PH domain-containing protein 1 isoform X8 translates to MASSPPVPKPRARYARDSRGSASTPDGRSANHTLSNGVHFSTDAGVALDSPAPTRSQVGVTGPGDGGGGEQKSKEEEDDDLYITVLESWDHDDIDTDSSDQEELYQNCPPATNGAMRGDLLHEPLDSANRRPSSASPRPAPPPKLQLAQSAKGGKSSRQKTPGVATIRVSRKKGHGPPSGQQSAVARASWLDVWKGFRHNVFWATLDGQLMSLWKKRTDQFSEVLFHVSGITNVKKLDRGRFSIYFKKKHYDFLAYSDDVQDGWVRSLLASRGQPGPAGPDLHGAVTVKDPKSRFYAAVWGHDLWVYQNKEGFQLGVACYSIPLNLPTVQTTGRHSFTLATPFRTFGLSVDSSKDLSVWLEALSSSISSALSCSQVATRLWKNPSNRQCADCGAADPEWAAVNLLLVICHSCAGQHRALGSTLSKVRSLKMDNKVWTEPLIQLFVGHGNRLANQVWAPLVPSAEQIAPEASHESRSKFIRDKYSKGRYRRLHALASSPQLMQQRLRQVVGGGDVEETFSLLCSGSKVCQTDPQSPSAIQLAERAGQALQAELLRLNEYTEIPRHLPKWVDVRAESSPSGKATLYDAFTEPAYPSPRIAEEDEKLHGKLEDDRFLFSLENDSAACDVLDLREVLSLFRNDGATFQFELITLDNQLLCVAESEDENLIHLVHILKVILPAGVSDDEMRRALGVSKVHVVQDGGSGGASENSEAWLLLWDGGVSVHRACRGSKKTMLKMELSALSRHEMHPAGDIITMVLAHRRVSLHFDAHDSCGRWYRMLQDALADRKAPESPVTSEPPSDPDSVPLAIRRCVRHIQKHGLKVEGVYRRCGLASKVSRLAEALARRPDSAPLESGEQGVLDAAAALKQYIRQQVQLFPEDERNKWMGAAGISDERLRFSAYRRLLRQMPVEKRGTLDALFGHFYTVQTFSQVNKMSAHNLALVLVPSLFDSLNGDLLKLTRELVLHHAPLFHFQLHHDEEGEEEITVL, encoded by the exons ATGGCTTCGTCCCCGCCCGTCCCCAAGCCGAGGGCTCGCTACGCCAGGGACAGCCGAGGCTCCGCCTCCACGCCGGACGGCCGATCAGC AAATCACACTCTTTCCAACGGAGTTCACTTCAGCACAG ATGCCGGCGTGGCGCTGGACTCGCCAGCACCGACACGGAGCCAAGTTGGAGTCACGGGACCAGGTGATGGTGGAGGTGGTGAGCAAAAGtcaaagg aggaagaagacgacgacCTCTACATCACCGTCTTGGAAAGTTGGGACCACGACGACATCGACACCGACTCGTCCGACCAGGAGGAACTCTATCAAAATTGTCCGCCCGCAACCAATGGAGCTATGAGAGGAGACTTATTGCACGAGCCGCTCGACAGCGCCAA CCGTCGCCCGAGTAGCGCGTCCCCTCGGCCGGCGCCGCCTCCTAAGTTGCAACTGGCCCAATCGGCAAAGGGCGGCAAGTCCTCCAGACAAAAGACACCGGG CGTGGCGACCATCCGGGTGTCGAGGAAGAAAGGACACGGCCCGCCTAGCGGTCAGCAAAGCGCGGTGGCCCGAGCCAGCTGGCTGGACGTTTGGAAAGGCTTCAG aCACAACGTCTTTTGGGCCACGCTGGACGGACAGTTGATGTCTTTGTGGAAAAAACGTACA GACCAGTTCAGCGAGGTTCTCTTCCACGTGTCCGGCATCACAAACGTCAAGAAACTCGATAGAGGGAGATTCTCCATCTACTTCAAGAAGAAACATTACGACTTCCTGGCTTACAGCGACG ACGTTCAGGACGGTTGGGTCCGCTCGCTGCTGGCGTCACGGGGTCAGCCCGGTCCCGCCGGCCCGGACCTCCACGGCGCCGTGACGGTCAAGGACCCAAAGAGCCGCTTCTACGCCGCCGTCTGGGGCCACGATTTGTGGGTTTACCAGAACAAAGAGGGCTTCCAGCTGGGCGTGGCCTGCTACAGCATTCCCCTCAACCTGCCCACGGTCCAGACCACCGGGAGACACTCCTTCACCCTCGCCACCCCGTTCAGGACCTTCGG TCTGTCTGTGGATTCGTCCAAGGATCTGTCCGTCTGGCTGGAAGCTTTGTCCTCGTCCATCAGCAGCGCTCTGTCCTGCAGCCAGGTGGCGACGCGCCTGTGGAAGAATCCCAGCAACCGGCAGTGCGCCGACTGCGGCGCCGCCGACCCCGAGTGGGCGGCGGTAAACCTGCTACTGGTCATCTGTCACAGCTGCGCAG GGCAACACCGAGCTCTGGGCAGCACCCTGTCCAAGGTCCGTAGTCTGAAGATGGACAACAAGGTGTGGACCGAACCACTCATACag CTGTTTGTTGGCCACGGTAACCGTCTTGCCAATCAGGTGTGGGCCCCCCTGGTACCCTCGGCCGAGCAGATCGCTCCGGAGGCCTCCCACGAGAGCAGGTCCAAATTCATCCGGGATAAATACAGCAAGGGGCGCTACCGGCGACTCCACGCCCTGGCCTCTTCTCCCCAGCTGATGCAGCAG AGGCTGCGACAAGTGGTTGGCGGTGGCGACGTGGAAGAAACGTTCTCACTTCTGTGTTCGGGGTCAAAG GTGTGTCAAACGGACCCTCAGAGCCCCTCGGCCATTCAGCTGGCTGAAAGAGCAGGCCAAGCTCTGCAGGCTGAGCTTCTCAGACTCAACGAGTACACAG AGATTCCGCGACACCTGCCAAAATGGGTGGACGTGAGGGCCGAGTCAAGCCCCTCAGGTAAAGCCACGCTTTATGATGCGTTCACGGAGCCGGCTTACCCGTCTCCACGTATAGCCGAGGAAGACGAGAAGCTTCACGGCAAACTGGAAGACGATCGTTTCCTCTTCTCTTTGGAAAACGACTCTGCGGCTTGCGACGTCCTGGACTTACGAGAGGTCTTGTCGCTTTTCCGAAACGACGG GGCCACCTTTCAATTTGAGTTGATCACTTTGGACAATCAGCTCCTCTGCGTGGCCGAGAGTGAGGACGAAAACCTCATCCACCTGGTCCATATCCTCAAG GTGATTCTCCCGGCCGGCGTGTCTGACGACGAGATGCGCAGGGCACTCGGGGTCAGCAAAGTGCACGTGGTGCAagacggcggcagcggcggcgcctCGGAGAACTCCGAGGCCTGGTTGCTGCTCTGGGACGGCGGGGTGAGCGTCCATCGCGCTTGCAGAGGCTCCAAGAAGACGATGTTAAAGATGGAACTGAGCGCGCTCAGTCGCCACG AGATGCATCCGGCTGGAGATATCATAACCATGGTGCTCGCACACAG ACGGGTGTCCCTGCACTTTGACGCGCACGACAGCTGCGGCAGATGGTACCGCATGCTGCAGGACGCTCTGGCCGATCGAAAGGCTCCGGAATCTCCCGTAACGTCCGAGCCGCCCAGCGACCCCGACTCGGTGCCGCTCGCCATCCGCCGATGCGTCCGGCACATCCAAAAACACG GTCTGAAGGTGGAGGGCGTCTACCGGCGCTGCGGGCTCGCCTCCAAAGTGTCCCGGTTGGCCGAGGCCCTGGCAAGACGGCCCGATTCTGCCCCGCTGGAGTCGGGCGAACAGGGTGTGctggacgccgccgccgccctcaAGCAGTACATCCGGCAGCAAGTGCAACTCTTCCCTGAGGACGAGCGCAACAAGTGGATGGGTGCTGCTG GCATTTCAGATGAGCGCCTCAGGTTCTCAGCCTACCGACGCTTGCTACGCCAAATGCCCGTTGAGAAGCGAGGGACGCTCGACGCCTTGTTTGGACACTTTTACAC GGTCCAGACGTTTTCTCAGGTCAACAAGATGTCGGCTCACAACCTGGCCTTGGTTCTGGTTCCATCGCTCTTTGACAGTCTTAACGGCGACCTGCTCAAGCTGACGCGCGAATTGGTCCTGCACCACGCGCCGCTCTTCCACTTCCAG CTGCACCACGACGAGGAAGGGGAAGAGGAGATCACCGTCCTCTGA
- the LOC133167865 gene encoding arf-GAP with Rho-GAP domain, ANK repeat and PH domain-containing protein 1 isoform X9: MASSPPVPKPRARYARDSRGSASTPDGRSANHTLSNGVHFSTDAGVALDSPAPTRSQVGVTGPGDGGGEEEDDDLYITVLESWDHDDIDTDSSDQEELYQNCPPATNGAMRGDLLHEPLDSANRRPSSASPRPAPPPKLQLAQSAKGGKSSRQKTPGVATIRVSRKKGHGPPSGQQSAVARASWLDVWKGFRHNVFWATLDGQLMSLWKKRTDQFSEVLFHVSGITNVKKLDRGRFSIYFKKKHYDFLAYSDDVQDGWVRSLLASRGQPGPAGPDLHGAVTVKDPKSRFYAAVWGHDLWVYQNKEGFQLGVACYSIPLNLPTVQTTGRHSFTLATPFRTFGLSVDSSKDLSVWLEALSSSISSALSCSQVATRLWKNPSNRQCADCGAADPEWAAVNLLLVICHSCAGQHRALGSTLSKVRSLKMDNKVWTEPLIQLFVGHGNRLANQVWAPLVPSAEQIAPEASHESRSKFIRDKYSKGRYRRLHALASSPQLMQQRLRQVVGGGDVEETFSLLCSGSKVCQTDPQSPSAIQLAERAGQALQAELLRLNEYTEIPRHLPKWVDVRAESSPSGKATLYDAFTEPAYPSPRIAEEDEKLHGKLEDDRFLFSLENDSAACDVLDLREVLSLFRNDGATFQFELITLDNQLLCVAESEDENLIHLVHILKVILPAGVSDDEMRRALGVSKVHVVQDGGSGGASENSEAWLLLWDGGVSVHRACRGSKKTMLKMELSALSRHEMHPAGDIITMVLAHRRVSLHFDAHDSCGRWYRMLQDALADRKAPESPVTSEPPSDPDSVPLAIRRCVRHIQKHGLKVEGVYRRCGLASKVSRLAEALARRPDSAPLESGEQGVLDAAAALKQYIRQQVQLFPEDERNKWMGAAGISDERLRFSAYRRLLRQMPVEKRGTLDALFGHFYTVQTFSQVNKMSAHNLALVLVPSLFDSLNGDLLKLTRELVLHHAPLFHFQLHHDEEGEEEITVL; this comes from the exons ATGGCTTCGTCCCCGCCCGTCCCCAAGCCGAGGGCTCGCTACGCCAGGGACAGCCGAGGCTCCGCCTCCACGCCGGACGGCCGATCAGC AAATCACACTCTTTCCAACGGAGTTCACTTCAGCACAG ATGCCGGCGTGGCGCTGGACTCGCCAGCACCGACACGGAGCCAAGTTGGAGTCACGGGACCAGGTGATGGTGGAGGTG aggaagaagacgacgacCTCTACATCACCGTCTTGGAAAGTTGGGACCACGACGACATCGACACCGACTCGTCCGACCAGGAGGAACTCTATCAAAATTGTCCGCCCGCAACCAATGGAGCTATGAGAGGAGACTTATTGCACGAGCCGCTCGACAGCGCCAA CCGTCGCCCGAGTAGCGCGTCCCCTCGGCCGGCGCCGCCTCCTAAGTTGCAACTGGCCCAATCGGCAAAGGGCGGCAAGTCCTCCAGACAAAAGACACCGGG CGTGGCGACCATCCGGGTGTCGAGGAAGAAAGGACACGGCCCGCCTAGCGGTCAGCAAAGCGCGGTGGCCCGAGCCAGCTGGCTGGACGTTTGGAAAGGCTTCAG aCACAACGTCTTTTGGGCCACGCTGGACGGACAGTTGATGTCTTTGTGGAAAAAACGTACA GACCAGTTCAGCGAGGTTCTCTTCCACGTGTCCGGCATCACAAACGTCAAGAAACTCGATAGAGGGAGATTCTCCATCTACTTCAAGAAGAAACATTACGACTTCCTGGCTTACAGCGACG ACGTTCAGGACGGTTGGGTCCGCTCGCTGCTGGCGTCACGGGGTCAGCCCGGTCCCGCCGGCCCGGACCTCCACGGCGCCGTGACGGTCAAGGACCCAAAGAGCCGCTTCTACGCCGCCGTCTGGGGCCACGATTTGTGGGTTTACCAGAACAAAGAGGGCTTCCAGCTGGGCGTGGCCTGCTACAGCATTCCCCTCAACCTGCCCACGGTCCAGACCACCGGGAGACACTCCTTCACCCTCGCCACCCCGTTCAGGACCTTCGG TCTGTCTGTGGATTCGTCCAAGGATCTGTCCGTCTGGCTGGAAGCTTTGTCCTCGTCCATCAGCAGCGCTCTGTCCTGCAGCCAGGTGGCGACGCGCCTGTGGAAGAATCCCAGCAACCGGCAGTGCGCCGACTGCGGCGCCGCCGACCCCGAGTGGGCGGCGGTAAACCTGCTACTGGTCATCTGTCACAGCTGCGCAG GGCAACACCGAGCTCTGGGCAGCACCCTGTCCAAGGTCCGTAGTCTGAAGATGGACAACAAGGTGTGGACCGAACCACTCATACag CTGTTTGTTGGCCACGGTAACCGTCTTGCCAATCAGGTGTGGGCCCCCCTGGTACCCTCGGCCGAGCAGATCGCTCCGGAGGCCTCCCACGAGAGCAGGTCCAAATTCATCCGGGATAAATACAGCAAGGGGCGCTACCGGCGACTCCACGCCCTGGCCTCTTCTCCCCAGCTGATGCAGCAG AGGCTGCGACAAGTGGTTGGCGGTGGCGACGTGGAAGAAACGTTCTCACTTCTGTGTTCGGGGTCAAAG GTGTGTCAAACGGACCCTCAGAGCCCCTCGGCCATTCAGCTGGCTGAAAGAGCAGGCCAAGCTCTGCAGGCTGAGCTTCTCAGACTCAACGAGTACACAG AGATTCCGCGACACCTGCCAAAATGGGTGGACGTGAGGGCCGAGTCAAGCCCCTCAGGTAAAGCCACGCTTTATGATGCGTTCACGGAGCCGGCTTACCCGTCTCCACGTATAGCCGAGGAAGACGAGAAGCTTCACGGCAAACTGGAAGACGATCGTTTCCTCTTCTCTTTGGAAAACGACTCTGCGGCTTGCGACGTCCTGGACTTACGAGAGGTCTTGTCGCTTTTCCGAAACGACGG GGCCACCTTTCAATTTGAGTTGATCACTTTGGACAATCAGCTCCTCTGCGTGGCCGAGAGTGAGGACGAAAACCTCATCCACCTGGTCCATATCCTCAAG GTGATTCTCCCGGCCGGCGTGTCTGACGACGAGATGCGCAGGGCACTCGGGGTCAGCAAAGTGCACGTGGTGCAagacggcggcagcggcggcgcctCGGAGAACTCCGAGGCCTGGTTGCTGCTCTGGGACGGCGGGGTGAGCGTCCATCGCGCTTGCAGAGGCTCCAAGAAGACGATGTTAAAGATGGAACTGAGCGCGCTCAGTCGCCACG AGATGCATCCGGCTGGAGATATCATAACCATGGTGCTCGCACACAG ACGGGTGTCCCTGCACTTTGACGCGCACGACAGCTGCGGCAGATGGTACCGCATGCTGCAGGACGCTCTGGCCGATCGAAAGGCTCCGGAATCTCCCGTAACGTCCGAGCCGCCCAGCGACCCCGACTCGGTGCCGCTCGCCATCCGCCGATGCGTCCGGCACATCCAAAAACACG GTCTGAAGGTGGAGGGCGTCTACCGGCGCTGCGGGCTCGCCTCCAAAGTGTCCCGGTTGGCCGAGGCCCTGGCAAGACGGCCCGATTCTGCCCCGCTGGAGTCGGGCGAACAGGGTGTGctggacgccgccgccgccctcaAGCAGTACATCCGGCAGCAAGTGCAACTCTTCCCTGAGGACGAGCGCAACAAGTGGATGGGTGCTGCTG GCATTTCAGATGAGCGCCTCAGGTTCTCAGCCTACCGACGCTTGCTACGCCAAATGCCCGTTGAGAAGCGAGGGACGCTCGACGCCTTGTTTGGACACTTTTACAC GGTCCAGACGTTTTCTCAGGTCAACAAGATGTCGGCTCACAACCTGGCCTTGGTTCTGGTTCCATCGCTCTTTGACAGTCTTAACGGCGACCTGCTCAAGCTGACGCGCGAATTGGTCCTGCACCACGCGCCGCTCTTCCACTTCCAG CTGCACCACGACGAGGAAGGGGAAGAGGAGATCACCGTCCTCTGA
- the LOC133167865 gene encoding arf-GAP with Rho-GAP domain, ANK repeat and PH domain-containing protein 1 isoform X7, translating into MASSPPVPKPRARYARDSRGSASTPDGRSANHTLSNGVHFSTDAGVALDSPAPTRSQVGVTGPGDGGGGEQKSKGVCVSLLPLCSRDSFLFIKPSGLSGREKCFFEQSHVLFANPTEEEDDDLYITVLESWDHDDIDTDSSDQEELYQNCPPATNGAMRGDLLHEPLDSANRRPSSASPRPAPPPKLQLAQSAKGGKSSRQKTPGVATIRVSRKKGHGPPSGQQSAVARASWLDVWKGFRHNVFWATLDGQLMSLWKKRTDQFSEVLFHVSGITNVKKLDRGRFSIYFKKKHYDFLAYSDDVQDGWVRSLLASRGQPGPAGPDLHGAVTVKDPKSRFYAAVWGHDLWVYQNKEGFQLGVACYSIPLNLPTVQTTGRHSFTLATPFRTFGLSVDSSKDLSVWLEALSSSISSALSCSQVATRLWKNPSNRQCADCGAADPEWAAVNLLLVICHSCAGQHRALGSTLSKVRSLKMDNKVWTEPLIQLFVGHGNRLANQVWAPLVPSAEQIAPEASHESRSKFIRDKYSKGRYRRLHALASSPQLMQQRLRQVVGGGDVEETFSLLCSGSKVCQTDPQSPSAIQLAERAGQALQAELLRLNEYTEIPRHLPKWVDVRAESSPSGKATLYDAFTEPAYPSPRIAEEDEKLHGKLEDDRFLFSLENDSAACDVLDLREVLSLFRNDGATFQFELITLDNQLLCVAESEDENLIHLVHILKVILPAGVSDDEMRRALGVSKVHVVQDGGSGGASENSEAWLLLWDGGVSVHRACRGSKKTMLKMELSALSRHEMHPAGDIITMVLAHRRVSLHFDAHDSCGRWYRMLQDALADRKAPESPVTSEPPSDPDSVPLAIRRCVRHIQKHGLKVEGVYRRCGLASKVSRLAEALARRPDSAPLESGEQGVLDAAAALKQYIRQQVQLFPEDERNKWMGAAGISDERLRFSAYRRLLRQMPVEKRGTLDALFGHFYTVQTFSQVNKMSAHNLALVLVPSLFDSLNGDLLKLTRELVLHHAPLFHFQLHHDEEGEEEITVL; encoded by the exons ATGGCTTCGTCCCCGCCCGTCCCCAAGCCGAGGGCTCGCTACGCCAGGGACAGCCGAGGCTCCGCCTCCACGCCGGACGGCCGATCAGC AAATCACACTCTTTCCAACGGAGTTCACTTCAGCACAG ATGCCGGCGTGGCGCTGGACTCGCCAGCACCGACACGGAGCCAAGTTGGAGTCACGGGACCAGGTGATGGTGGAGGTGGTGAGCAAAAGtcaaagggtgtgtgtgtgtcactactCCCTCTCTGCTCAAGAGAtagttttcttttcatcaaACCATCTGGGTTGTCCGGTAGAGAAAAATGCTTTTTTGAGCAATCTCACGTCCTCTTTGCAAACCCCACagaggaagaagacgacgacCTCTACATCACCGTCTTGGAAAGTTGGGACCACGACGACATCGACACCGACTCGTCCGACCAGGAGGAACTCTATCAAAATTGTCCGCCCGCAACCAATGGAGCTATGAGAGGAGACTTATTGCACGAGCCGCTCGACAGCGCCAA CCGTCGCCCGAGTAGCGCGTCCCCTCGGCCGGCGCCGCCTCCTAAGTTGCAACTGGCCCAATCGGCAAAGGGCGGCAAGTCCTCCAGACAAAAGACACCGGG CGTGGCGACCATCCGGGTGTCGAGGAAGAAAGGACACGGCCCGCCTAGCGGTCAGCAAAGCGCGGTGGCCCGAGCCAGCTGGCTGGACGTTTGGAAAGGCTTCAG aCACAACGTCTTTTGGGCCACGCTGGACGGACAGTTGATGTCTTTGTGGAAAAAACGTACA GACCAGTTCAGCGAGGTTCTCTTCCACGTGTCCGGCATCACAAACGTCAAGAAACTCGATAGAGGGAGATTCTCCATCTACTTCAAGAAGAAACATTACGACTTCCTGGCTTACAGCGACG ACGTTCAGGACGGTTGGGTCCGCTCGCTGCTGGCGTCACGGGGTCAGCCCGGTCCCGCCGGCCCGGACCTCCACGGCGCCGTGACGGTCAAGGACCCAAAGAGCCGCTTCTACGCCGCCGTCTGGGGCCACGATTTGTGGGTTTACCAGAACAAAGAGGGCTTCCAGCTGGGCGTGGCCTGCTACAGCATTCCCCTCAACCTGCCCACGGTCCAGACCACCGGGAGACACTCCTTCACCCTCGCCACCCCGTTCAGGACCTTCGG TCTGTCTGTGGATTCGTCCAAGGATCTGTCCGTCTGGCTGGAAGCTTTGTCCTCGTCCATCAGCAGCGCTCTGTCCTGCAGCCAGGTGGCGACGCGCCTGTGGAAGAATCCCAGCAACCGGCAGTGCGCCGACTGCGGCGCCGCCGACCCCGAGTGGGCGGCGGTAAACCTGCTACTGGTCATCTGTCACAGCTGCGCAG GGCAACACCGAGCTCTGGGCAGCACCCTGTCCAAGGTCCGTAGTCTGAAGATGGACAACAAGGTGTGGACCGAACCACTCATACag CTGTTTGTTGGCCACGGTAACCGTCTTGCCAATCAGGTGTGGGCCCCCCTGGTACCCTCGGCCGAGCAGATCGCTCCGGAGGCCTCCCACGAGAGCAGGTCCAAATTCATCCGGGATAAATACAGCAAGGGGCGCTACCGGCGACTCCACGCCCTGGCCTCTTCTCCCCAGCTGATGCAGCAG AGGCTGCGACAAGTGGTTGGCGGTGGCGACGTGGAAGAAACGTTCTCACTTCTGTGTTCGGGGTCAAAG GTGTGTCAAACGGACCCTCAGAGCCCCTCGGCCATTCAGCTGGCTGAAAGAGCAGGCCAAGCTCTGCAGGCTGAGCTTCTCAGACTCAACGAGTACACAG AGATTCCGCGACACCTGCCAAAATGGGTGGACGTGAGGGCCGAGTCAAGCCCCTCAGGTAAAGCCACGCTTTATGATGCGTTCACGGAGCCGGCTTACCCGTCTCCACGTATAGCCGAGGAAGACGAGAAGCTTCACGGCAAACTGGAAGACGATCGTTTCCTCTTCTCTTTGGAAAACGACTCTGCGGCTTGCGACGTCCTGGACTTACGAGAGGTCTTGTCGCTTTTCCGAAACGACGG GGCCACCTTTCAATTTGAGTTGATCACTTTGGACAATCAGCTCCTCTGCGTGGCCGAGAGTGAGGACGAAAACCTCATCCACCTGGTCCATATCCTCAAG GTGATTCTCCCGGCCGGCGTGTCTGACGACGAGATGCGCAGGGCACTCGGGGTCAGCAAAGTGCACGTGGTGCAagacggcggcagcggcggcgcctCGGAGAACTCCGAGGCCTGGTTGCTGCTCTGGGACGGCGGGGTGAGCGTCCATCGCGCTTGCAGAGGCTCCAAGAAGACGATGTTAAAGATGGAACTGAGCGCGCTCAGTCGCCACG AGATGCATCCGGCTGGAGATATCATAACCATGGTGCTCGCACACAG ACGGGTGTCCCTGCACTTTGACGCGCACGACAGCTGCGGCAGATGGTACCGCATGCTGCAGGACGCTCTGGCCGATCGAAAGGCTCCGGAATCTCCCGTAACGTCCGAGCCGCCCAGCGACCCCGACTCGGTGCCGCTCGCCATCCGCCGATGCGTCCGGCACATCCAAAAACACG GTCTGAAGGTGGAGGGCGTCTACCGGCGCTGCGGGCTCGCCTCCAAAGTGTCCCGGTTGGCCGAGGCCCTGGCAAGACGGCCCGATTCTGCCCCGCTGGAGTCGGGCGAACAGGGTGTGctggacgccgccgccgccctcaAGCAGTACATCCGGCAGCAAGTGCAACTCTTCCCTGAGGACGAGCGCAACAAGTGGATGGGTGCTGCTG GCATTTCAGATGAGCGCCTCAGGTTCTCAGCCTACCGACGCTTGCTACGCCAAATGCCCGTTGAGAAGCGAGGGACGCTCGACGCCTTGTTTGGACACTTTTACAC GGTCCAGACGTTTTCTCAGGTCAACAAGATGTCGGCTCACAACCTGGCCTTGGTTCTGGTTCCATCGCTCTTTGACAGTCTTAACGGCGACCTGCTCAAGCTGACGCGCGAATTGGTCCTGCACCACGCGCCGCTCTTCCACTTCCAG CTGCACCACGACGAGGAAGGGGAAGAGGAGATCACCGTCCTCTGA